The genomic stretch TCGCCCCCCCGAATTATCGGCGGAAGTTTGCGCGGACGGAAATTGCAGTATTCCGGCGACCTACGTACCAGACCCATGAAGGATCGCGTGCGCGAAGCTGTCTTCAACCTGTTAGGCCCGGCCGTGCGCGGCAAGCACGCGATCGATCTGTTTGCAGGAACCGGCGCACTGGGATTGGAAGCGATCAGCCGAGGAGCAAGCGGCGCAACGCTGGTCGAGCGCCATTTTCCGACCGCTGCGCTCATTCGAGCCAGTGCAGCCGAACTAGGTGTCGAAAATCGATGCACAATTCTACCCGCCAATGTGCTACTCTGGGCAAAGCGATTGCCACTGCTTCCACGCGCGCCATGGGTCGTGTTTTGCTCACCGCCCTATAGCTTCTACGTCGATCAAACTGAGGCGGTTTTGGGATTGCTTGCGGCGCTAGTCGAACAAGCACCGGGAGAGAGCTTGTTTTGCGTCGAGGCGGACGAACGATTCGATTTTGGGCAACTACCACAGGCAAGCGAATGGGACGTTCGCCGCTACCTTCCAGCTTTCGTAGGTGTTTGGTGCAAGGCAACCGGATAGTGGGTACGCATTCCAGCCTGCCGGAATTGTACTCGCGACGCGCTGGTATGCCGGCCTCACGATCCGCTCAACGGATTAGC from Pirellulales bacterium encodes the following:
- a CDS encoding RsmD family RNA methyltransferase, translated to MSKNSSQRHEPSNIADSPPRIIGGSLRGRKLQYSGDLRTRPMKDRVREAVFNLLGPAVRGKHAIDLFAGTGALGLEAISRGASGATLVERHFPTAALIRASAAELGVENRCTILPANVLLWAKRLPLLPRAPWVVFCSPPYSFYVDQTEAVLGLLAALVEQAPGESLFCVEADERFDFGQLPQASEWDVRRYLPAFVGVWCKATG